A genome region from Bradyrhizobium sp. WSM1417 includes the following:
- a CDS encoding aminotransferase: MVDIKTISERDRASVLHPFTQLKDFASGKSGDPTIVTGGKGIRIEDAQGRTYIDGFAGLYCVNIGYGRTEVAEAIARQAYKLAYYHTYAAHTTEELAILSDRLVRMAPGKPSKVFFGLSGSDANETQAKLVWYYNNLRGQPKKKKIISRERGYHGCSVVSGSMTGMSFYHDHMDLPFAGILHTGAPHHYWGAEPGETEDSFSRRRAAELEALILREGPETIGAFIAEPVLGTGGITPPPTGYWREIQAVLRRYDILLIADEVICGFGRTGADFGSTLYEIEPDLVTVAKGLTSGYVPLSGAIVGERVYAVMEEAAERVGAFSHGYTYSGHPIAAAAANAVLDIVQKEQLSERARIVGSHFQKRLKERFAQLEIVGEVRGVGLLGAVEFVADRQTKRRFDPHHKVGARISKAARDRGLIARAMPHGDILGFAPPLVVSEAEIDEIVDLAYRATKQVMDELAKESAA; the protein is encoded by the coding sequence ATGGTAGACATTAAGACCATCTCCGAACGAGACCGGGCGAGTGTTTTGCATCCTTTCACGCAGCTGAAGGATTTCGCTAGCGGCAAAAGTGGCGATCCCACGATCGTTACAGGAGGGAAAGGTATTCGAATCGAAGACGCCCAGGGGCGCACCTACATAGACGGCTTTGCCGGCCTCTACTGTGTAAATATCGGCTACGGTCGCACCGAGGTGGCCGAGGCAATTGCGCGACAGGCCTACAAGCTGGCATACTATCACACGTACGCGGCCCACACGACCGAAGAGCTCGCCATTTTGTCGGATCGTCTCGTGCGCATGGCACCTGGCAAGCCCAGCAAAGTGTTCTTCGGGTTATCCGGCTCGGATGCTAATGAAACCCAAGCCAAGCTCGTCTGGTACTACAACAATCTACGTGGTCAGCCCAAGAAGAAGAAGATCATCTCGCGCGAACGAGGCTATCATGGCTGTTCGGTAGTCTCCGGCTCGATGACCGGCATGTCGTTCTACCATGATCACATGGATCTCCCCTTTGCCGGGATTCTGCATACGGGCGCCCCGCACCATTATTGGGGCGCAGAGCCAGGTGAGACAGAGGACTCCTTTTCTCGGCGCCGTGCAGCGGAGCTTGAAGCACTGATCCTGCGAGAGGGGCCGGAAACGATCGGCGCGTTCATTGCCGAGCCGGTGCTGGGTACGGGGGGCATCACACCGCCCCCGACCGGTTATTGGCGTGAAATTCAGGCCGTGCTCAGGCGCTACGACATTCTTCTCATCGCCGACGAGGTAATTTGTGGATTTGGCCGAACCGGCGCCGATTTCGGGAGCACGCTGTACGAGATCGAGCCAGACTTGGTTACGGTCGCCAAAGGCCTGACTTCCGGCTATGTGCCGCTCTCGGGAGCCATCGTTGGCGAGAGAGTTTACGCTGTCATGGAGGAAGCTGCGGAACGAGTAGGGGCATTCTCGCATGGGTACACCTATTCGGGCCATCCGATTGCGGCAGCAGCTGCCAATGCAGTGCTTGATATCGTCCAGAAGGAACAACTAAGCGAGCGCGCCAGGATCGTCGGCTCGCATTTCCAGAAGCGACTCAAGGAACGATTCGCTCAGCTCGAGATCGTCGGGGAAGTTCGTGGGGTGGGCTTACTTGGCGCCGTTGAGTTCGTTGCAGATCGCCAGACGAAAAGACGATTTGACCCGCACCACAAAGTAGGGGCACGCATTTCGAAAGCTGCCCGTGATCGGGGGCTAATTGCACGAGCGATGCCACACGGAGACATTCTTGGTTTTGCACCACCTCTAGTCGTATCCGAAGCTGAGATAGACGAGATTGTTGATCTAGCGTATCGAGCGACCAAGCAGGTTATGGACGAACTCGCCAAGGAATCTGCTGCTTGA
- a CDS encoding ABC transporter permease, producing MKQSLLKRRSLTLVILLTPMVLLLAGFLVLPVLGLLRSSFLPSTHLLDGTGFSLKHYVHFFSDTYYSSVLVETFVDGLIVSLVCLLIGFPTGYSLARLTSAARRWRMIVVILPLTLSLVVVVFGWLIILGRNGLLNSLFVYLGIFSSPKTLLFSRPAVLIVLVQQFLPFMILSVMSVVTQIHPVLEQAASNLRANRFVTFRKVILPLAVPGILIGFNIVFVLSISAFITPRLIGGARVAMLGSLIYETIMAQLNWPFGAAMAFVLFVSGLAFTVALNALVASRFTVRG from the coding sequence GTGAAGCAGTCATTGCTCAAGCGCCGAAGCCTAACTCTGGTGATCTTGCTGACCCCAATGGTCTTGCTTCTTGCAGGCTTTTTGGTGCTTCCAGTCCTAGGATTGCTGCGATCGAGCTTCTTGCCAAGTACCCATCTCCTAGATGGTACGGGTTTCAGCCTTAAGCACTACGTGCATTTCTTCTCAGATACTTACTACTCGTCTGTTCTGGTGGAGACGTTCGTCGACGGACTTATCGTCAGTCTGGTCTGCTTGTTGATCGGCTTTCCCACCGGATATTCGCTCGCCCGTCTAACGTCTGCGGCGCGGAGGTGGCGGATGATTGTTGTGATCCTCCCGTTGACGCTCAGTCTCGTCGTCGTTGTATTTGGCTGGCTGATCATTCTTGGTCGTAATGGTCTCCTCAATTCGCTATTCGTTTACCTTGGCATTTTCTCCTCGCCAAAAACGCTCCTCTTTAGTCGACCTGCGGTGCTGATCGTTTTGGTACAGCAGTTCCTCCCATTCATGATCTTGTCGGTCATGAGCGTAGTCACCCAAATACATCCAGTATTGGAGCAGGCAGCTTCGAATCTGCGTGCCAACCGCTTCGTGACTTTTCGAAAGGTCATTCTTCCACTTGCCGTGCCTGGAATTCTCATTGGCTTTAACATTGTATTCGTTCTCTCGATTTCGGCGTTCATAACGCCTCGTCTAATCGGCGGAGCACGCGTCGCGATGCTCGGAAGCCTGATCTATGAGACCATTATGGCGCAACTGAATTGGCCGTTTGGTGCGGCAATGGCTTTCGTACTTTTCGTGAGCGGACTTGCCTTCACAGTGGCGCTCAATGCGTTGGTTGCTTCGCGTTTCACCGTCAGGGGATGA
- the folD gene encoding bifunctional methylenetetrahydrofolate dehydrogenase/methenyltetrahydrofolate cyclohydrolase FolD: MDAIKIDGKAIAEAIRARVTQNVALLQSRCDVTPGLAVVLVGTDPASSIYVKTKARQAQAVGFNSQQLVLPSHIGEDELLKLIQELNANDSIDGILVQLPLPGHIDHWRVLETIDPAKDVDGFHPYNIGRLSAGRPALAPCTPLGVVHLIKTVVSDLNGMDVVVIGRSNVVGKPLALLLGDAGCTVTGAQLQTRNLPDLCRRADIVVAAAGCAGLVRGDWLKPGAIVIDVGINRTIDSNGTARLIGDVAFVEASKRASYITPVPGGVGPMTVAYLLANTITAAVSRRGLSLLTNAGVFTFDQPELENRPATINPHRESRRVLDITAG, from the coding sequence ATGGATGCCATCAAGATCGATGGAAAAGCTATTGCTGAGGCTATTCGGGCTCGTGTCACGCAGAATGTGGCATTGCTGCAATCCAGGTGTGATGTCACCCCTGGTTTGGCTGTGGTGCTAGTCGGTACAGATCCGGCGAGTTCGATTTATGTAAAGACCAAGGCAAGACAGGCGCAGGCGGTAGGCTTCAACTCGCAACAACTGGTGCTGCCGAGTCATATTGGTGAAGACGAGCTGTTGAAATTAATCCAGGAGCTTAACGCCAACGATTCCATCGATGGCATACTCGTTCAGCTTCCGCTCCCCGGCCATATCGACCACTGGCGCGTCCTAGAAACCATTGATCCGGCCAAGGATGTCGATGGCTTTCATCCGTATAACATTGGAAGACTATCAGCGGGTCGGCCCGCTCTCGCCCCTTGCACTCCGCTCGGTGTTGTTCATCTTATTAAGACCGTTGTCAGCGATTTAAATGGAATGGACGTTGTTGTCATCGGTCGCTCGAATGTCGTTGGAAAGCCCCTGGCGCTTTTGCTTGGCGATGCTGGATGCACAGTTACAGGTGCACAACTCCAGACGCGAAACCTACCCGATCTCTGTCGAAGGGCCGACATTGTCGTCGCCGCCGCCGGGTGCGCGGGACTGGTTCGGGGCGATTGGCTTAAACCAGGCGCAATCGTCATTGATGTAGGTATCAACCGTACAATCGATTCGAACGGCACTGCCAGACTTATTGGAGATGTCGCTTTCGTCGAAGCGAGTAAGCGCGCAAGCTACATAACCCCAGTGCCCGGGGGCGTTGGGCCTATGACTGTCGCCTACTTGCTCGCGAACACCATCACTGCGGCAGTTTCGCGCAGAGGACTGTCCCTGCTGACGAATGCTGGGGTTTTTACATTCGACCAGCCCGAGCTGGAGAATCGGCCGGCGACAATCAACCCGCACCGGGAATCACGTAGGGTGCTGGACATCACCGCCGGTTGA
- a CDS encoding ABC transporter permease — protein sequence MRADLIDRLMAVSGTLIRALVYLMLASPAILVVLSSFTSSDTMNFPPMGFSLRWYKVAFANELFMAALWTSTYVAVLVAIVALLVGFAGAFAMNRFSFRGKAFLQGLAFSPLVVPAVVLGIGLLQLFAWLDLTQTMYPLLLGHLVLTIPYVVRTILASLTLHDQQLEQAAMNLRATPFRVIRRITLPLIMPGLLSASIFAFVTSFGNVTVSSFLTYGGHVTLPVQIFAYVDTSYDPLVAAVSSLMIVVTLVVILTIERLIGAERLA from the coding sequence ATGCGCGCTGATCTAATTGATCGTCTGATGGCCGTGTCCGGCACGCTTATTCGTGCGCTCGTTTACTTGATGCTTGCCTCGCCCGCGATCCTGGTGGTTCTATCATCGTTCACCAGCAGCGACACCATGAACTTCCCTCCCATGGGGTTTTCTCTACGATGGTATAAAGTCGCATTTGCAAACGAATTATTTATGGCCGCGCTCTGGACGAGTACCTACGTGGCTGTGCTAGTTGCCATCGTCGCGCTGTTGGTCGGCTTTGCCGGCGCATTCGCCATGAACCGGTTTTCTTTTCGAGGAAAGGCATTCTTGCAAGGCCTGGCGTTCTCGCCGCTGGTGGTCCCGGCTGTCGTGCTCGGAATCGGATTGTTGCAGCTGTTCGCGTGGCTCGATCTTACACAGACAATGTATCCGTTACTTCTGGGACACCTAGTTCTTACGATACCATACGTCGTACGTACGATCCTCGCGAGCCTTACTTTGCACGACCAGCAACTCGAACAGGCCGCAATGAACCTCCGAGCTACACCATTCCGAGTCATTCGACGCATTACGCTGCCGCTGATCATGCCCGGCTTACTCTCTGCTTCGATCTTTGCTTTCGTGACATCGTTTGGAAACGTGACCGTTTCCTCATTTCTCACCTACGGCGGCCACGTTACTCTGCCGGTACAAATCTTTGCGTACGTCGATACCAGCTATGACCCACTAGTGGCGGCCGTCTCTAGCCTCATGATCGTCGTAACATTGGTCGTTATCCTAACAATTGAACGTCTGATTGGCGCGGAAAGACTTGCGTAG
- a CDS encoding FAD-dependent oxidoreductase — protein MQSKLPSQAEYVIVGGGIIGLSIAYHLTRLGHRDVLLLERDQLTCGTTWHAAGLVTQLRASENMAKLAQYTAGLFRELEQVTGQHTGFRQCGSITVAATPARFEELRRGASMGRSFGLDVEIIDAAEARRRVPLLDVTDVLGAAWIASDGKTNPVDTARAFATGARQGGAKVLERTPVTRILVEKGRIAGVETAEGVVRTEKVVICAGMWTRTLAADLNWTVPLHAAEHFYVVTEAISGLLPDTPTVRDLDACFYAKEDAGKLLVGFFEPKGKPWGMEGIPSKFSFESLPDDLDHMEPHLINAMRRMPALADVGLQLNFNGPESFTPDNRFLLGPAPDIAGLYVASGFNSCGIESSGGAGKVMADWMSTGMPAADYWEMDVRRAMPFQRNRRYLRDRTGEAVGLLYALHWPHKSPMTARNVRVSPLHDRLAAAGAIFGEAAGWERAQWFGTPGMEASGHGTFARDDWFKASGAEHEAARSGVALFDQTSFAHLLVQGRDAPTFLQRLSTNNIDAPVGRVVYTPWLNDRGGMESDVTIARTGENEFLIVTAAVQRIRDLAWLRTHAKDAGHVFVTDVSSGYTCLSVMGPRSRDLLMRVSPADFSDAAFPFATAREIEIGYGMALAFRMTFVGELGWELHIPAEQALGVYDALIVAGRDLNLQHAGYVALNTLRLEAGYRDWGADVSDEDTPIEAGLGFTIAWDKGEDFIGRAALESQRGQIPHRRLVQLAAPRAVPLMFGTEPVWRNGSLVGYLRSAGFGHTLGCGIGMGYLHCASGVSAKWLSDGDFEIEIAGQRHAAIASLRPFYDSNRTRVKGELRKAEDLIAPELLMARSKK, from the coding sequence ATGCAAAGCAAACTGCCTTCCCAAGCTGAATACGTCATCGTCGGTGGTGGCATCATTGGCCTATCCATCGCCTATCATCTCACCCGACTTGGACATCGCGACGTTTTGCTGCTCGAACGAGACCAGCTCACCTGCGGTACTACGTGGCACGCGGCGGGGCTCGTTACCCAGCTGCGCGCCAGCGAAAACATGGCGAAGCTGGCGCAGTATACCGCAGGCCTATTCCGAGAGCTTGAGCAGGTGACTGGTCAGCACACCGGGTTTCGGCAATGTGGGTCGATTACTGTCGCCGCGACGCCTGCGCGTTTCGAGGAGCTGAGGCGAGGCGCGTCGATGGGGCGCTCCTTTGGTCTCGATGTTGAGATCATCGACGCTGCGGAGGCTAGGCGACGGGTACCCTTGCTCGACGTAACCGACGTGCTTGGCGCGGCATGGATTGCCTCCGATGGAAAGACGAATCCGGTGGACACGGCGCGCGCGTTCGCCACTGGCGCGCGGCAGGGAGGAGCAAAAGTCCTGGAACGCACGCCGGTGACCCGTATCCTGGTCGAGAAGGGGCGAATCGCCGGCGTCGAAACTGCCGAGGGCGTCGTGCGTACCGAAAAGGTGGTTATCTGCGCAGGGATGTGGACCCGGACGCTGGCTGCTGACCTTAATTGGACCGTGCCGCTTCATGCGGCAGAACATTTCTACGTGGTGACCGAGGCCATTTCAGGCTTGCTGCCTGATACTCCCACAGTGCGCGATCTTGATGCGTGCTTCTATGCCAAGGAGGATGCAGGAAAATTGCTGGTGGGCTTCTTCGAACCGAAGGGCAAGCCGTGGGGCATGGAAGGCATTCCCTCAAAGTTCAGTTTTGAGTCTCTGCCTGACGATCTCGATCACATGGAGCCTCACCTCATCAATGCAATGCGGCGTATGCCGGCGCTTGCGGATGTGGGACTGCAACTGAACTTCAACGGACCGGAGAGTTTCACGCCCGACAATCGATTTTTGCTAGGGCCTGCGCCCGATATCGCCGGCCTCTATGTTGCTTCGGGCTTCAACTCGTGTGGCATCGAATCCTCCGGCGGGGCGGGCAAAGTGATGGCCGACTGGATGTCGACCGGTATGCCGGCGGCTGACTATTGGGAAATGGACGTCCGACGCGCCATGCCCTTCCAGCGCAACCGTCGATATTTGCGCGACCGAACAGGCGAAGCTGTTGGACTCCTTTACGCCCTTCACTGGCCTCACAAATCCCCCATGACAGCTCGCAACGTGCGAGTGTCGCCGCTGCATGATCGACTAGCTGCCGCAGGTGCGATCTTCGGCGAGGCCGCGGGGTGGGAGCGAGCGCAGTGGTTTGGTACTCCCGGGATGGAGGCGAGCGGCCACGGCACATTTGCTCGCGATGATTGGTTCAAGGCAAGCGGGGCGGAACATGAGGCGGCTCGTTCCGGAGTTGCACTCTTCGATCAGACGTCATTCGCACATCTCCTTGTGCAGGGCCGCGATGCACCTACGTTTCTTCAACGCCTTTCGACTAACAACATTGATGCTCCGGTGGGGCGTGTCGTCTATACGCCGTGGCTCAATGACCGCGGCGGCATGGAGTCAGACGTCACGATCGCACGAACCGGCGAGAACGAATTCCTCATCGTAACTGCAGCCGTTCAGCGCATTCGAGATCTTGCGTGGTTGCGGACCCATGCCAAAGATGCAGGCCACGTGTTCGTCACCGACGTGTCATCGGGCTACACATGTCTGTCGGTCATGGGGCCGCGTTCACGAGATCTGCTCATGCGCGTCAGCCCAGCTGATTTTTCAGACGCTGCGTTTCCGTTCGCCACGGCCCGAGAAATCGAAATTGGTTATGGCATGGCGCTCGCGTTCCGCATGACCTTCGTGGGCGAACTCGGGTGGGAGCTCCATATTCCTGCCGAGCAGGCGTTGGGTGTCTACGATGCACTTATCGTTGCTGGGCGCGATCTCAATCTGCAACACGCGGGCTACGTGGCACTAAATACGCTGCGCCTCGAGGCGGGTTACCGCGACTGGGGGGCAGACGTAAGTGATGAAGACACACCGATCGAAGCAGGACTGGGCTTCACCATCGCTTGGGACAAGGGGGAGGATTTCATCGGCCGCGCGGCTCTCGAGTCTCAGCGCGGCCAAATCCCGCACCGACGCCTTGTCCAGCTAGCTGCGCCCCGCGCGGTGCCGCTCATGTTTGGAACAGAGCCCGTTTGGCGCAATGGTTCTCTCGTTGGTTACCTGCGGTCAGCGGGATTCGGCCATACTCTTGGCTGCGGTATCGGCATGGGATATTTGCATTGCGCGAGTGGGGTAAGTGCCAAATGGCTGTCTGACGGAGACTTCGAAATAGAGATCGCCGGCCAAAGGCACGCTGCCATCGCATCGCTTCGTCCTTTCTACGATTCGAATCGCACTCGAGTGAAAGGCGAATTGCGAAAGGCCGAAGATTTAATCGCCCCGGAGCTGCTCATGGCACGCTCTAAAAAATGA
- a CDS encoding ABC transporter ATP-binding protein, protein MLALSKERDNFVPEADDLVVELRSVSKYYGEVAAVSNTSIGVRRGELLCLLGPSGCGKTTTLRMVAGFVEPTSGSITINGVDMTRQPPYRRDTGMVFQSYALFPHMTVAQNIEFGLENLKWPRDKRKARVEEMLRLVELPHLADRLPAQLSGGQQQRIALARALAMRPAVLLLDEPFSNLDAQLRLRMREELREVVRSVNVTTLFVTHDQEEALAMSDRIVVMNAGQVEQIGTPGEIYESPETPFVAKFIGWCSLLKGAVGADGSFTSTAGLRLGGNWSAGSATAVIRPEHVRLSTDGGSGPSYQGRVLQAHYYGGATRIVLDLNGEQLTMQERFPFGQHPKTGDRLNVAISTDDIRVIPAGEDRR, encoded by the coding sequence ATGCTGGCTTTATCGAAAGAGCGTGACAACTTCGTGCCTGAAGCAGATGATCTTGTCGTCGAATTGCGCTCTGTTTCCAAATACTACGGTGAAGTTGCTGCAGTTTCGAACACTTCGATTGGGGTCCGTCGTGGCGAACTACTTTGCCTGCTTGGACCGTCAGGCTGCGGCAAGACAACAACGCTGCGCATGGTGGCGGGATTTGTAGAACCGACGTCAGGTAGCATTACGATAAATGGCGTCGACATGACGCGCCAGCCACCCTATCGGCGAGATACCGGAATGGTATTTCAGAGCTACGCCTTATTCCCGCATATGACGGTCGCGCAAAATATTGAATTTGGCCTCGAAAATCTCAAATGGCCGCGTGACAAGCGCAAAGCGCGGGTTGAGGAAATGCTCAGGCTGGTGGAGCTGCCTCATTTAGCTGACCGTCTTCCGGCGCAACTTTCGGGCGGGCAGCAGCAACGGATCGCGCTTGCGCGTGCTCTTGCGATGCGACCAGCAGTACTGCTTCTTGATGAACCGTTCTCAAATCTCGATGCGCAGCTGCGCCTACGCATGCGAGAAGAGTTGCGGGAAGTAGTGCGGAGCGTCAACGTCACGACCCTGTTTGTGACGCATGATCAGGAAGAAGCACTGGCTATGTCGGACCGCATCGTCGTCATGAATGCCGGTCAGGTTGAGCAGATAGGCACGCCTGGCGAGATTTACGAGTCGCCGGAAACGCCTTTCGTTGCCAAATTTATTGGCTGGTGCTCTCTTTTGAAGGGAGCCGTAGGGGCTGATGGCAGTTTCACGTCGACGGCTGGATTGCGCCTCGGTGGAAATTGGAGTGCTGGTTCTGCTACAGCGGTGATCCGGCCGGAGCACGTCCGGCTATCGACCGATGGCGGTAGCGGACCATCCTATCAAGGGCGCGTCTTGCAGGCGCACTACTACGGTGGGGCGACGCGAATCGTGCTTGACCTTAATGGAGAGCAGCTGACGATGCAGGAGCGCTTTCCGTTTGGGCAACATCCGAAAACCGGCGATCGTCTCAACGTCGCAATAAGCACGGACGACATTCGCGTTATTCCCGCGGGAGAAGATCGTCGATAG
- a CDS encoding NAD-dependent succinate-semialdehyde dehydrogenase, protein MIGIAARHLQNLRRRDFLAGNALIDGRWIASDERDSVVDPATGEGIAEVVRCNPTHMDLAIAAAERSFQTWRGLLPTQRGAFLRSWASLMNEHSEELAILITSEQGKPLDEARYEIKYSAGFLEWFAAEGERAYGETIPSHKDGSLLQVRMQPIGAAAAITPWNFPVAMITRKAGAALAAGCPIIVKPAPETPLSALALARLAEEAGVPRGVLQVLVGDPVDLSTPLLRDPRIRALSFTGSTEVGRLLLGGSAQTVKKVSLELGGHAPFLIFDDVDLDKAVKGVMAAKFATSGQDCLAANRIYVQRGLYAAFVEALGRTVAQLRVGHGLEPATEIGPMTKLSVANKCRAQIDDAVKRGARAISATRGVAMGPNFVPPTLLSDVTEDMLIAREETFGPVAAVLPFDSEEEVIARANASEMGLAAYIYTDSLRRALRLSEQIEYGMVGVNTASFTGPPIPFGGWKQSGLGREGSRHGLAEYMELKYVCFGDLAA, encoded by the coding sequence TTGATCGGCATTGCTGCTAGGCACCTGCAAAATCTCCGTCGTCGCGATTTTCTGGCGGGGAACGCGCTCATCGACGGCCGCTGGATTGCGAGCGATGAGAGGGATTCTGTGGTGGATCCCGCTACTGGCGAAGGGATCGCGGAGGTTGTTCGTTGCAACCCTACGCACATGGATCTGGCCATCGCTGCCGCCGAACGATCTTTCCAGACGTGGCGAGGACTATTGCCGACCCAGCGCGGAGCGTTTCTTCGGTCTTGGGCGTCATTGATGAACGAGCACTCAGAAGAGCTTGCTATCCTGATTACGAGCGAGCAGGGAAAGCCACTCGATGAGGCGCGCTACGAGATTAAGTACAGTGCTGGCTTTCTTGAGTGGTTTGCGGCCGAGGGCGAGCGTGCATATGGCGAGACGATTCCCAGTCATAAAGATGGAAGTCTGCTTCAAGTCAGAATGCAGCCCATCGGTGCCGCTGCGGCGATCACGCCATGGAATTTTCCGGTCGCTATGATCACCCGAAAGGCGGGTGCGGCTCTTGCGGCCGGTTGTCCGATAATTGTAAAGCCTGCTCCGGAGACGCCGCTTTCTGCTCTCGCCTTGGCTCGGTTGGCCGAAGAGGCTGGCGTGCCGCGCGGCGTACTCCAGGTGCTCGTTGGCGATCCAGTCGATCTCTCGACTCCGCTTTTGCGTGATCCAAGAATACGCGCTCTCTCGTTTACAGGGTCGACCGAAGTTGGACGTCTGCTTCTTGGGGGCAGCGCGCAGACGGTGAAAAAGGTCTCGCTCGAGCTCGGAGGGCATGCCCCGTTCCTCATCTTTGATGACGTTGATCTTGACAAGGCCGTCAAAGGCGTGATGGCCGCAAAATTTGCGACTTCCGGTCAGGACTGCCTAGCGGCTAACCGCATCTATGTGCAAAGGGGTCTCTACGCTGCTTTTGTCGAGGCGCTTGGTAGGACGGTGGCGCAACTCAGGGTCGGCCATGGTCTGGAACCGGCCACTGAAATTGGTCCGATGACTAAGTTGTCGGTCGCCAACAAGTGTAGGGCACAAATCGACGATGCAGTGAAGAGGGGCGCGCGAGCTATTTCCGCAACCCGCGGAGTTGCTATGGGACCGAATTTCGTTCCGCCGACGTTGCTAAGTGATGTCACCGAAGACATGCTGATTGCACGTGAGGAAACATTTGGGCCTGTAGCTGCTGTGCTTCCGTTCGACTCTGAAGAAGAGGTCATCGCCCGAGCCAATGCCAGCGAAATGGGTTTGGCGGCGTACATTTACACCGATAGCTTGCGTCGCGCGCTCCGGCTTTCAGAGCAGATCGAGTACGGCATGGTCGGCGTCAATACGGCTTCATTCACAGGGCCTCCTATTCCGTTCGGAGGTTGGAAACAGTCTGGGCTCGGTCGCGAAGGGTCGCGGCACGGATTGGCGGAGTATATGGAGCTGAAATATGTCTGCTTTGGCGATTTGGCGGCTTAG
- a CDS encoding PotD/PotF family extracellular solute-binding protein translates to MKRRAFLRFATTAAAGVLAAPYVQAQTKKFANVTLRVNGFGGAFDEALRKGVAGPLEEKYGLKVQFTAGATQADLVKLIANKSSPPYDLFMCDSSYVVELLKADIVEEIKVSDVPNIKRVLPGFREFGDYGVPFNVSSVVPVFNSKYIKRPLTSYSDIARSDLTGRVILPAPDQIASSLYLLGMAEENGGSISEMEPAMKILSAAKPNIVALAQTNVAELQMFQSEEGYAGIFWDGRAHELRTKGIPIVTVFPSQGVYSTISYINVVKGMKYPEAAYAFADQLLSDQGMLAIPEALRYGVTTDVKLPEDLRRDLLFNSPERNALRKQIDWQQLWANRSGWIERVNKTIRN, encoded by the coding sequence ATGAAAAGACGAGCTTTTTTGAGATTTGCTACTACGGCTGCCGCTGGCGTGCTGGCCGCTCCCTACGTCCAGGCTCAGACGAAAAAATTCGCCAATGTTACGTTGCGCGTGAACGGGTTCGGCGGCGCGTTCGACGAAGCTCTTAGAAAAGGCGTGGCCGGGCCGCTAGAAGAAAAGTACGGGCTAAAAGTCCAATTTACCGCTGGCGCGACGCAAGCAGACCTCGTCAAACTGATCGCGAATAAGAGCAGCCCGCCGTACGACTTGTTTATGTGCGACAGCTCTTACGTCGTCGAGCTTCTTAAGGCCGACATCGTCGAAGAAATCAAGGTGTCAGACGTTCCCAACATCAAACGTGTTCTTCCGGGGTTTCGCGAATTCGGTGACTATGGTGTTCCGTTTAACGTTTCGTCCGTCGTACCGGTTTTCAATTCCAAATATATCAAGCGGCCTCTTACGTCATACTCAGATATCGCCCGGTCCGACCTGACCGGACGCGTGATCCTACCTGCCCCGGACCAAATCGCCAGCAGCTTATATCTTCTGGGCATGGCTGAGGAGAATGGAGGTTCGATTTCGGAAATGGAGCCTGCGATGAAGATACTAAGTGCCGCGAAGCCCAACATTGTTGCGCTAGCACAAACGAACGTCGCCGAACTGCAGATGTTTCAAAGCGAAGAGGGCTACGCCGGTATTTTTTGGGACGGCCGCGCTCACGAATTGCGCACCAAGGGCATTCCTATCGTCACGGTTTTTCCCTCCCAAGGCGTTTACTCCACAATCAGTTATATCAACGTCGTCAAGGGCATGAAGTATCCGGAAGCCGCGTACGCCTTTGCTGACCAGCTGCTCTCGGATCAAGGCATGCTCGCGATACCTGAGGCGCTCCGGTATGGAGTAACGACGGATGTCAAACTGCCCGAAGATCTTCGCAGAGATCTCCTGTTCAATTCTCCTGAGCGCAATGCCCTGAGAAAGCAGATCGATTGGCAACAGCTCTGGGCAAACCGCAGCGGTTGGATCGAACGGGTCAATAAAACGATCCGGAACTAG